In one Hordeum vulgare subsp. vulgare unplaced genomic scaffold, MorexV3_pseudomolecules_assembly, whole genome shotgun sequence genomic region, the following are encoded:
- the LOC123421234 gene encoding ATP synthase subunit beta, chloroplastic gives MRTNPTTSRPGVSTSEEKSTGRIDQIIGPVLDVTFPPGKLPYIYNALVVQSRDTADKQINVTCEVQQLLGNNRVRAVAMSATDGLMRGMEVIDTGAPLSVPVGGATLGRIFNVLGEPVDNLGPVDSSATFPIHRSAPAFIELDTKLSIFETGIKVVDLLAPYRRGGKIGLFGGAGVGKTVLIMELINNIAKAHGGVSVFGGVGERTREGNDLYMEMKESGVINEKNIEESKVALVYGQMNEPPGARMRVGLTALTMAEYFRDVNKQDVLLFIDNIFRFVQAGSEVSALLGRMPSAVGYQPTLSTEMGSLQERIASTKKGSITSIQAVYVPADDLTDPAPATTFAHLDATTVLSRGLASKGIYPAVDPLDSTSTMLQPRIVGNEHYETAQRVKETLQRYKELQDIIAILGLDELSEEDRLTVARARKIERFLSQPFFVAEVFTGSPGKYVALAETIRGFQLILSGELDGLPEQAFYLVGNIDEASTKAITLEEENKSQK, from the coding sequence ATGAGAACCAATCCTACTACTTCTCGTCCCGGGGTTTCCACAAGTGAAGAAAAAAGTACAGGtcgtatcgatcaaattattggaCCCGTGCTGGATGTCACTTTTCCCCCGGGCAAGTTACCTTATATTTATAACGCTTTAGTAGTCCAGAGTAGAGACACTGCCGATAAGCAAATTAATGTGACTTGTGAGGTACAACAATTATTAGGAAATAATCGAGTTAGAGCTGTAGCTATGAGTGCTACGGACGGGTTGATGAGAGGAATGGAAGTGATTGACACGGGAGCTCCTCTCAGTGTTCCGGTCGGTGGAGCTACTCTCGGACGAATTTTCAACGTTCTTGGGGAGCCTGTTGACAATTTGGGTCCTGTAGATAGTAGTGCAACGTTCCCTATTCATAGATCTGCGCCTGCCTTTATCGAGTTAGATACGAAATTATCCATCTTTGAAACAGGTATTAAGGTCGTCGATCTTTTAGCTCCTTATCGACGTGGAGGAAAAATAGGACTATTTGGGGGGGCTGGAGTAGGTAAAACAGTACTGATCATGGAATTAATCAATAACATTGCTAAAGCTCATGGGGGCGTATCCGTATTCGGTGGAGTAGGGGAACGGACTCGTGAAGGAAATGATCTTTATATGGAAATGAAGGAATCCGGAGTAATTAATGAAAAAAATATTGAAGAATCAAAGGTAGCTCTAGTCTATGGCCAAATGAATGAACCACCGGGAGCTCGTATGAGAGTTGGTTTAACTGCCCTAACTATGGCAGAATATTTCCGAGATGTTAATAAGCAAGACGTGCTTTTATTTATCGATAATATCTTTCGTTTTGTTCAAGCAGGATCAGAGGTATCCGCTTTATTAGGGAGAATGCCCTCCGCAGTGGGTTATCAACCTACTCTTAGTACAGAAATGGGTTCTTTGCAAGAAAGAATTGCTTCTACTAAAAAGGGATCTATAACTTCGATTCAAGCAGTTTATGTACCTGCGGACGATTTGACCGACCCTGcccctgccacaacatttgcacaTTTGGATGCTACTACCGTACTTTCCAGAGGATTAGCTTCCAAGGGTATTTATCCAGCAGTAGATCCTTTAGATTCAACATCAACTATGTTACAGCCTCGGATCGTTGGCAACGAACATTATGAAACTGCGCAAAGAGTTAAGGAAACTTTACAACGTTACAAAGAACTTCAGGACATTATCGCAATTCTTGGCTTGGATGAATTATCGGAAGAGGATCGTTTAACTGTAGCAAGAGCAAGAAAAATTGAGCGTTTCTTATCACAACCGTTCTTTGTGGCAGAAGTTTTTACTGGTTCTCCAGGAAAGTATGTTGCTCTTGCGGAAACTATTAGGGGATTTCAACTAATCCTTTCCGGAGAATTAGACGGCCTACCTGAACAGGCTTTTTATTTGGTGGGTAACATCGATGAAGCTAGCACGAAAGCTATAACcttagaagaggagaacaaatcgcAGAAATGA
- the LOC123421236 gene encoding ribulose bisphosphate carboxylase large chain — MSPQTETKAGVGFQAGVKDYKLTYYTPEYETKDTDILAAFRVSPQPGVPPEEAGAAVAAESSTGTWTTVWTDGLTSLDRYKGRCYHIEPVAGEDSQWICYVAYPLDLFEEGSVTNMFTSIVGNVFGFKALRALRLEDLRIPPTYSKTFQGPPHGIQVERDKLNKYGRPLLGCTIKPKLGLSAKNYGRACYECLRGGLDFTKDDENVNSQPFMRWRDRFVFCAEAIYKSQAETGEIKGHYLNATAGTCEEMIKRAVFARELGVPIVMHDYLTGGFTANTTLAHYCRDNGLLLHIHRAMHAVIDRQKNHGMHFRVLAKALRMSGGDHIHSGTVVGKLEGEREMTLGFVDLLRDDFIEKDRARGIFFTQDWVSMPGVIPVASGGIHVWHMPALTEIFGDDSVLQFGGGTLGHPWGNAPGAAANRVALEACVQARNEGRDLAREGNEIIRAACKWSPELAAACEVWKAIKFEFEPVDTIDKKV; from the coding sequence ATGTCACcacaaacagaaactaaagcAGGTGTTGGATTTCAAGCTGGTGTTAAAGATTATAAATTGACTTACTACACCCCAGAGTATGAAACTAAGGATACTGATATCTTGGCAGCATTCCGAGTAAGTCCTCAGCCTGGGGTTCCGCCCGAAGAAGCAGGGGCTGCAGTAGCTGCCGAATCTTCTACTGGTACATGGACAACTGTTTGGACTGATGGACTTACCAGTCTTGATCGTTACAAAGGACGATGCTATCACATCGAGCCTGTTGCTGGGGAAGACAGCCAATGGATCTGTTATGTAGCTTATCCATTAGACCTATTTGAGGAGGGTTCCGTTACTAACATGTTTACTTCCATTGTGGGTAACGTATTTGGGTTCAAAGCCCTACGTGCTCTACGTTTGGAGGATCTACGAATTCCCCCTACTTATTCAAAAACTTTCCAAGGCCCGCCTCATGGTATCCAAGTTGAAAGAGATAAGTTGAACAAGTATGGCCGTCCTTTATTGGGATGTACTATTAAACCAAAATTGGGATTATCCGCAAAAAATTATGGTAGAGCGTGTTATGAGTGTCTACGTGGTGGACTTGATTTTACCAAAGATGATGAAAACGTAAACTCACAACCATTTATGCGCTGGAGAGACCGTTTTGTCTTTTGTGCCGAAGCTATTTATAAATCACAGGCCGAAACCGGTGAAATCAAGGGGCATTACTTGAATGCGACTGCGGGTACATGTGAAGAAATGATTAAGAGAGCTGTATTTGCGAGAGAATTAGGGGTTCCTATTGTAATGCATGACTACTTAACCGGGGGATTCACCGCAAATACTACTTTGGCTCACTATTGCCGCGACAATGGCTTACTTCTTCACATTCACCGTGCAATGCATGCAGTTATTGATAGACAGAAAAATCATGGTATGCATTTCCGTGTATTAGCTAAAGCATTGCGTATGTCTGGGGGAGATCATATCCACTCCGGTACAGTAGTAGGTAAGTTAGAAGGGGAACGCGAAATGACTTTAGGTTTTGTTGATTTATTGCGCGATGATTTTATTGAAAAAGATCGTGCTCGCGGTATCTTTTTCACTCAGGACTGGGTATCCATGCCAGGTGTTATACCGGTAGCTTCAGGTGGTATTCATGTTTGGCATATGCCAGCTCTGACCGAAATCTTTGGGGACGATTCTGTATTACAATTTGGTGGAGGAACTTTAGGACATCCTTGGGGGAATGCACCTGGTGCAGCAGCTAATCGAGTGGCTTTAGAAGCTTGTGTACAAGCTCGTAACGAAGGGCGTGATCTTGCTCGCGAAGGTAATGAAATTATCCGAGCAGCTTGCAAATGGAGTCCTGAACTAGCCGCAGCTTGTGAAGTATGGAAGGCGATCAAATTCGAGTTCGAGCCGGTAGATACTATCGATAAGAAGGTCTAA